A stretch of Microcoleus sp. FACHB-68 DNA encodes these proteins:
- a CDS encoding DUF3352 domain-containing protein, with product MKQRSFFSVLAAFVLVLLLISAGGFYGLISNSPLALFRGGATAPAAAMFVPSQAPVMVSLLVNPEQLDAFGQLAAPPAQRRQTRAELAQFKDSLLANTGLTYDRDVQPWLGDEITLAVTTIDIDRNPQNGSAPGYLLALATNDPERSREFLQLFWGSKANAGTDLVFEPYEGTTLIYNNRAKSEQGGIGAVASAVVGDQFVLFANHPKVLRDAINNVQAPDLNLKSSSSYRQALDRLTQPRIGLTFFNLPQLAALKSPELAVLGSESDSVPASNETVAIALGLNRQGLLAQAALLLKDPQQIPAAPALEKPVEALRYIPASVGALAAGSDLRQLWTQISEGLSSDDPLLDLIERPLSLLGNRWGIDLPQDIFSWVQGEYALALLPRSPDAANRNSQGDWIFVAEKSADASPSIEHLDDIAKQQGFSIGSVMLENQPISAWTKLSTASSDASNAGPLTLKAQVRGVHASVGKYEIFASNLEAMDEALKAAQGGSLLTSSTFQQGIAPLPQPNYGYVYLDWPASRIIVERQLPLLRLVELAARPVFQHLRSLSVSSTGGEAGVRLGDVFIKLGG from the coding sequence ATGAAGCAACGCTCATTTTTTTCTGTCTTGGCAGCTTTTGTACTGGTGCTGCTGCTAATCAGTGCCGGCGGTTTTTACGGGTTGATTAGCAACAGCCCATTGGCTCTTTTTCGCGGGGGGGCAACTGCACCGGCTGCCGCGATGTTTGTGCCTTCCCAGGCACCTGTCATGGTATCTTTGCTGGTCAATCCAGAACAGCTTGATGCCTTTGGGCAATTGGCCGCACCGCCGGCACAACGTAGGCAAACGCGTGCTGAACTCGCCCAGTTCAAAGATAGTTTACTTGCCAACACGGGCTTAACCTACGATCGAGATGTCCAACCCTGGCTGGGAGATGAAATCACCCTGGCTGTTACCACGATTGATATTGATCGCAATCCCCAAAATGGCTCTGCGCCGGGATATCTCCTAGCGCTTGCCACGAACGATCCAGAACGCAGCCGGGAATTTTTACAGCTGTTTTGGGGTTCTAAAGCGAACGCCGGCACTGATTTAGTCTTTGAACCTTATGAAGGCACGACGCTGATTTACAATAATCGCGCCAAGTCTGAACAAGGCGGCATTGGTGCGGTTGCGAGTGCAGTGGTGGGTGATCAATTTGTCTTGTTTGCCAACCATCCGAAGGTGCTGCGCGATGCGATTAATAACGTCCAGGCACCGGATTTAAATCTGAAAAGTTCCAGTTCCTACCGGCAGGCTTTAGATCGTCTCACCCAGCCTCGAATTGGCTTGACGTTCTTTAATTTGCCCCAACTGGCTGCGTTAAAAAGCCCTGAACTGGCGGTGCTCGGTTCTGAGTCTGACAGCGTACCGGCTTCAAATGAGACGGTGGCCATTGCTCTGGGATTGAACCGGCAAGGTTTACTGGCACAGGCTGCTTTACTGCTCAAAGATCCGCAGCAGATACCGGCAGCGCCTGCTTTGGAAAAGCCGGTTGAGGCATTGCGTTATATTCCGGCATCCGTGGGGGCACTCGCTGCCGGCAGCGATCTGCGCCAACTCTGGACTCAGATTTCTGAAGGTTTATCGAGTGATGATCCCCTGCTGGATTTAATTGAGCGACCGTTGAGCCTGCTGGGCAATCGCTGGGGCATTGATTTGCCGCAGGATATTTTCAGCTGGGTACAAGGCGAATACGCTTTGGCGCTGTTGCCCCGATCCCCGGATGCTGCCAATCGTAATTCTCAGGGTGATTGGATTTTTGTGGCAGAAAAATCGGCTGACGCTTCCCCAAGCATTGAGCATCTAGATGACATTGCAAAGCAGCAAGGATTTAGCATTGGCTCTGTGATGCTGGAGAATCAACCGATTTCTGCTTGGACTAAACTGAGCACTGCCTCATCTGATGCCTCGAATGCCGGCCCTCTGACACTGAAAGCCCAAGTGCGAGGCGTACACGCCTCGGTGGGTAAATATGAAATTTTTGCCTCCAACCTTGAGGCGATGGATGAAGCCCTCAAAGCTGCTCAGGGCGGTTCTTTACTCACCAGTTCCACCTTCCAGCAAGGAATTGCGCCGCTACCCCAACCGAATTACGGGTATGTCTATCTTGACTGGCCGGCCTCTCGGATCATTGTCGAGCGGCAATTACCCCTGCTCAGGCTGGTGGAATTAGCAGCGAGACCTGTGTTTCAGCATTTGCGCTCACTCAGTGTTAGCAGTACAGGTGGCGAAGCCGGTGTTCGCCTGGGTGATGTGTTTATCAAGCTGGGAGGCTGA
- a CDS encoding alternative oxidase, with protein MIRLLVGVLVFVINVLYRNRPYPRFYVLETVARVPYFAYMSVLHLYESLGWWRKADWLKVHFAESWNELHHLLIMESLGGNSRWTDRLLAGSAALVYYWVVVALYIVSPRAAYHFMELVEGHAYHTYDEFLKTNEATLKAQPAPQVAVGYYRDGDLYMFDEFQSCSVAQSRRPKVDNLYDVFVNIRDDEAEHVKTMVACQHPEAHKTFHSPHSLVSSRAEVVLPPVEENITELVR; from the coding sequence ATGATTCGACTCTTAGTTGGTGTCTTGGTATTTGTCATCAACGTTCTCTACCGTAACCGGCCTTATCCGCGTTTTTACGTGCTGGAAACAGTCGCACGAGTTCCCTACTTTGCTTATATGTCGGTTCTCCACCTTTACGAAAGCCTGGGTTGGTGGCGCAAAGCCGACTGGCTGAAGGTGCATTTTGCCGAATCTTGGAATGAACTTCACCACCTTTTGATCATGGAATCTTTGGGGGGTAACAGCCGATGGACAGATCGGCTTCTGGCTGGGAGTGCGGCGCTTGTTTACTACTGGGTCGTTGTCGCGCTTTATATCGTGAGTCCTCGTGCTGCCTATCACTTCATGGAGCTTGTAGAAGGGCACGCTTATCACACTTATGATGAATTCTTGAAAACAAACGAGGCGACGCTGAAAGCTCAACCGGCACCGCAGGTAGCTGTCGGTTACTACCGCGACGGCGATCTGTATATGTTTGATGAGTTTCAAAGCTGTAGTGTTGCCCAGTCACGGCGTCCCAAAGTCGATAACCTTTATGATGTGTTCGTTAACATCCGCGATGATGAAGCAGAACACGTTAAAACAATGGTGGCTTGCCAGCATCCAGAGGCTCATAAGACGTTCCACAGCCCTCACTCATTGGTTTCCAGCCGTGCAGAGGTTGTGCTGCCGCCCGTTGAGGAGAATATAACTGAACTGGTAAGGTGA
- the mrdA gene encoding penicillin-binding protein 2, producing MYQKQQIEAGSVTSPVRDALKMASGLFFDTGERGFSTSLLREAERRRHRTHQGIIMMLLVSFLMGGYVVRLAHLQLVQGQQNRQKAEGNRIRLVPIRSERGNILDRKGKLLAANRLSRAVYLWPKEQLATQWTQTAQQLSPLLNIPAEQILAKLQKAGFKSTMPVRISPNINQNAFVALAERATEFRGVEIRPESSRYYPTIELAGHVLGYIGEASEEDLEANPEYPMGMLVGKMGIERMANSKLGGVWGSRLIEVDASGEELRETGVENPVAGEPLQLTLDLELQKTAEKALAQRRGAVVVLDVKTGAVLAMASGPSFDPNLFTRQVSAAEWDELQNKDNPFLNRALQGYPPGSTFKIVTAAAAMESGKFAPDSYVATADSITIGGISFHEHGGGFGVIGFEDAFAYSSNTFFYQLGIEAGPEEIAKWGKRLGIGETTDLNLLGLEGGNHGSLPTPAEKEQLYGEPWYAGDTVSMSIGQGLVLTTPLEMAVMVATIANGGKRVKPHLLASQTNTPVTKPEPSGLKPETIDAIRKGLIAVVQKGTGQQLNDGSIPLTGGKTGTAEVPGQEDNANYVAFGPAENPEIAIAIVVENGGYGGVAAAPIAHEIFKTYFKK from the coding sequence ATGTATCAAAAACAACAGATTGAAGCCGGCAGTGTTACAAGTCCTGTCCGGGATGCGCTAAAGATGGCTAGCGGACTTTTTTTTGACACAGGAGAGCGTGGATTTAGCACGAGCCTGCTGCGAGAAGCAGAGCGCCGGCGTCACCGAACACATCAGGGAATTATAATGATGCTGCTCGTAAGTTTCCTGATGGGCGGCTACGTTGTTCGTCTGGCGCATCTGCAACTTGTACAAGGCCAACAGAACCGGCAAAAAGCCGAAGGCAACCGCATTCGGCTAGTCCCGATCCGCTCTGAACGCGGCAATATACTCGACCGAAAAGGCAAACTGTTAGCAGCAAACCGGCTATCTCGCGCCGTGTACTTGTGGCCCAAGGAACAACTAGCAACCCAATGGACTCAGACAGCGCAACAGCTGAGTCCTCTGCTGAATATTCCTGCCGAGCAGATCCTGGCAAAATTACAGAAAGCCGGTTTTAAATCGACGATGCCGGTGCGGATCAGCCCGAATATCAATCAAAATGCTTTCGTGGCGCTGGCAGAACGAGCAACAGAATTTCGGGGGGTCGAGATTCGTCCTGAATCTAGCCGTTACTATCCCACCATTGAGTTAGCCGGCCATGTCCTCGGATACATCGGGGAAGCCAGCGAAGAAGACTTGGAAGCCAACCCAGAGTACCCGATGGGGATGCTCGTCGGCAAAATGGGAATCGAACGCATGGCCAACTCTAAGCTAGGTGGAGTTTGGGGCAGCCGTCTAATCGAGGTGGATGCTAGCGGTGAAGAATTGCGCGAAACCGGCGTGGAAAATCCCGTCGCAGGAGAGCCGCTACAATTAACCCTAGACCTGGAACTCCAGAAAACCGCTGAAAAAGCCCTCGCCCAACGTCGAGGCGCGGTCGTTGTATTGGATGTTAAAACCGGCGCTGTTTTAGCAATGGCAAGTGGGCCAAGCTTTGATCCCAACCTGTTCACCCGTCAGGTCAGCGCCGCTGAATGGGATGAACTGCAAAATAAAGACAATCCCTTCCTAAATCGAGCACTTCAAGGCTACCCTCCCGGCAGCACCTTTAAAATCGTCACCGCTGCCGCCGCTATGGAGTCAGGCAAGTTCGCACCCGACTCATACGTGGCGACTGCCGATTCTATAACCATTGGTGGCATCTCGTTCCACGAACATGGGGGCGGTTTTGGCGTGATTGGGTTTGAAGACGCCTTTGCATACAGCAGCAACACCTTTTTCTATCAACTTGGCATAGAAGCCGGCCCAGAAGAGATTGCGAAATGGGGAAAACGGCTGGGGATCGGTGAGACAACCGATTTGAACCTTTTAGGACTTGAAGGCGGTAATCACGGTTCTCTACCGACGCCGGCAGAGAAAGAGCAGCTTTATGGTGAACCTTGGTATGCCGGTGATACAGTCAGTATGTCCATTGGCCAGGGGTTGGTTCTGACGACACCCTTAGAAATGGCTGTGATGGTGGCGACAATTGCCAACGGTGGCAAGCGCGTCAAACCCCATCTGCTGGCTTCTCAAACCAACACGCCGGTGACCAAACCCGAACCGAGCGGCCTCAAACCTGAAACCATTGATGCCATTCGCAAAGGACTAATTGCAGTTGTCCAAAAAGGCACCGGCCAGCAACTCAATGATGGTTCAATTCCCCTCACCGGCGGTAAAACCGGCACTGCTGAAGTCCCCGGACAGGAAGACAACGCTAATTATGTTGCCTTTGGGCCGGCAGAGAATCCAGAAATTGCGATTGCTATAGTCGTGGAAAATGGTGGCTACGGTGGAGTTGCGGCTGCCCCCATCGCTCACGAAATCTTCAAAACTTACTTTAAAAAGTGA
- the thiD gene encoding bifunctional hydroxymethylpyrimidine kinase/phosphomethylpyrimidine kinase — protein sequence MTDATRANVPVALTIAGSDSGGGAGIQADIRTFAFHCVHGSSVITCVTAQNTLGVTRVDALSPQAVVAQIEAVAQDMEVRATKTGMLLNQEIIAAVAEQVDIWGLTNLVVDPVMVSRTGAQLIDDDAVATLRERLIPKAAIVTPNRYEAQMLSGLEIHTLADMETAAQRIYDLGPAAVVVKGGGMSDHLRGVDVWFDGKTLETVTTVTVDTTNTHGTGCTLSAAIAANLVLGHTSPMALKLAKDYVTEALKHALSIGQGTGPVGHFFPLLPTQG from the coding sequence ATGACAGATGCAACCAGAGCAAACGTGCCAGTTGCTTTAACGATTGCGGGTTCAGATAGCGGCGGCGGTGCCGGCATCCAAGCAGATATCCGAACATTTGCCTTTCACTGCGTCCACGGCAGCAGCGTCATAACCTGTGTGACAGCGCAGAACACCTTAGGCGTAACACGAGTGGACGCTCTATCACCGCAGGCAGTCGTTGCCCAGATAGAGGCAGTTGCCCAAGATATGGAAGTGCGAGCAACCAAAACAGGGATGTTGCTCAACCAGGAAATTATTGCAGCTGTGGCAGAGCAAGTGGACATTTGGGGTTTAACTAACTTGGTCGTCGATCCCGTGATGGTTTCGCGCACCGGCGCTCAGCTAATTGATGATGACGCCGTTGCAACCCTGCGGGAAAGACTGATCCCCAAGGCTGCGATTGTCACGCCGAATCGGTACGAAGCCCAAATGTTAAGTGGATTAGAAATTCACACCTTAGCAGATATGGAAACTGCGGCCCAGCGCATCTACGATCTAGGGCCGGCAGCCGTCGTTGTCAAAGGCGGAGGAATGAGCGATCATCTGCGCGGTGTCGATGTTTGGTTTGACGGTAAAACACTGGAAACCGTAACAACGGTAACAGTTGATACAACCAACACCCACGGCACCGGCTGCACACTTTCAGCAGCGATCGCAGCCAATTTGGTATTGGGGCACACCTCCCCAATGGCACTCAAACTGGCAAAAGATTACGTCACCGAGGCTTTGAAACACGCCTTATCAATCGGTCAGGGCACCGGGCCGGTGGGACACTTTTTCCCACTTTTACCAACTCAAGGCTAA
- a CDS encoding GNAT family N-acetyltransferase, with the protein MTVLIRRPYSGKTDLKAIAELVNTCETVGQLDKDTSVAHLPLQLDEPSFDKARDLRLWEDDTGTLMGFGQISMPEAKEEIDGYLYFYVHPKAHEDHLETDIIRWSERRMLEVTKERGLPAKLRSSSRDDITERIAVLEQHQFTVDRHFLTMTCRLDRAIPAPQLPAGFTLRPLAGDREMQAWVECFNQSFIDHWNHHDMTVTTLKHWLSDPHYMADLNLIALAPDGTLAAFCYAGISPEENSENGGNEGWIYWLGTGRSFRKLGLGKALLLAAMHQLKAAGVSTVKLAVDADSMTGARRLYDSVGFEPAQTWLSYVKPV; encoded by the coding sequence ATGACAGTTCTAATCAGACGCCCCTATTCGGGCAAAACCGATCTCAAAGCGATCGCTGAGTTAGTTAATACCTGTGAAACAGTGGGTCAGCTCGATAAAGATACCTCCGTTGCCCACTTACCACTGCAACTCGATGAACCCTCATTTGATAAAGCGCGGGATCTGCGTTTGTGGGAAGACGACACCGGCACACTGATGGGGTTTGGACAGATATCAATGCCGGAAGCGAAAGAAGAGATCGATGGCTACCTCTATTTTTATGTTCACCCCAAGGCACACGAAGATCATCTAGAAACAGATATTATCCGCTGGAGTGAGAGGCGAATGCTGGAAGTCACAAAAGAGCGAGGACTGCCGGCAAAGTTGCGAAGCAGCAGCCGCGATGACATCACAGAGCGGATTGCAGTGCTAGAACAGCACCAGTTTACGGTTGATCGCCACTTCTTAACAATGACGTGCCGGCTGGATCGGGCCATTCCAGCACCCCAATTACCCGCCGGCTTCACCCTGCGTCCCCTAGCCGGTGACAGAGAAATGCAGGCATGGGTGGAATGTTTCAACCAATCATTTATCGATCATTGGAACCACCACGACATGACGGTGACAACCCTGAAGCATTGGCTGAGCGATCCCCACTACATGGCAGATTTAAATTTGATTGCCTTGGCACCCGATGGGACGCTGGCTGCCTTTTGCTATGCCGGCATTAGTCCAGAAGAGAATAGCGAAAACGGAGGTAACGAAGGCTGGATTTACTGGCTGGGTACGGGGCGCAGTTTCCGCAAGTTAGGGCTGGGAAAGGCGCTATTACTGGCGGCAATGCATCAGTTAAAAGCTGCCGGCGTGAGTACGGTGAAACTAGCGGTTGATGCAGATAGCATGACAGGTGCGAGGCGGCTTTATGACTCGGTGGGGTTTGAGCCGGCTCAAACGTGGCTCTCTTATGTGAAGCCGGTGTAA
- a CDS encoding 4-hydroxy-3-methylbut-2-enyl diphosphate reductase has translation MDTKAFKRTLQQSENYHRKGFGHEQEVAGVMKSAYQSNLIQQIRENNYRLQRGNVTILLAEAFGFCWGVERAVAIAYETRQHFPTENLWITNEIIHNPSVNQHLQDMQVKFIPIESGEKNFSVVETGDVVILPAFGATVGEMQILNEKGCKIVDTTCPWVSKVWNSVEKHKKGDYTSIIHGKYNHEETQATSSFAGKYLVVLNLREAEYVANYILEGGDRDEFLAKFSNACSAGFDPDKDLKQVGIANQTTMLKGETEQIGKLFERTMMKKYGPTALNQHFLAFNTICDATQERQDAMFKLVDDKLDLMVVIGGFNSSNTTHLQEIAIDRAIPSYHIDCAERIGAGNQIEHKPLHRQLEVKEEWLPAGDIVVGITSGASTPDKVVEDVIEKIFALKSAAAV, from the coding sequence ATGGATACAAAAGCTTTCAAACGGACGCTCCAACAGTCAGAAAATTATCATCGCAAAGGATTTGGCCACGAACAGGAAGTTGCCGGCGTCATGAAATCCGCCTACCAAAGCAACCTGATCCAACAAATCCGGGAGAATAACTACAGATTACAGCGCGGCAACGTCACAATTTTGCTAGCTGAAGCCTTTGGCTTTTGCTGGGGAGTTGAACGTGCAGTTGCCATCGCCTACGAAACCCGCCAGCATTTCCCCACGGAAAACCTTTGGATTACCAACGAAATCATCCACAATCCCTCGGTGAATCAACACCTGCAGGATATGCAAGTCAAATTCATCCCGATTGAATCTGGAGAAAAAAACTTTTCTGTCGTAGAAACCGGCGATGTGGTGATTCTCCCTGCCTTTGGTGCCACTGTTGGGGAAATGCAGATCCTCAACGAGAAAGGCTGCAAAATTGTCGATACCACTTGTCCTTGGGTTTCTAAGGTGTGGAATAGCGTTGAAAAGCACAAAAAAGGCGATTACACCTCAATTATTCACGGCAAGTACAACCATGAGGAGACACAGGCAACCAGTTCATTTGCCGGCAAATATCTGGTGGTGTTGAACTTGCGCGAAGCTGAGTATGTTGCAAACTACATCCTCGAAGGCGGGGATCGCGACGAATTCCTCGCTAAATTTAGCAACGCTTGTTCAGCCGGCTTCGATCCCGACAAAGATTTAAAACAAGTTGGTATTGCCAACCAAACCACCATGCTCAAAGGCGAAACTGAGCAAATCGGCAAGCTGTTTGAGCGCACGATGATGAAAAAGTATGGCCCAACGGCGCTAAATCAGCATTTCCTGGCATTCAACACTATTTGCGACGCCACCCAAGAACGGCAAGATGCCATGTTCAAGTTAGTCGATGATAAGCTCGACTTAATGGTAGTAATTGGCGGATTCAACTCTTCTAATACTACCCATCTGCAAGAAATTGCCATTGATCGGGCAATTCCGTCTTATCACATCGACTGTGCGGAACGAATCGGTGCCGGCAATCAAATTGAACATAAACCCCTGCACCGGCAGCTAGAAGTCAAAGAAGAGTGGCTGCCGGCAGGTGACATTGTTGTGGGGATCACCTCTGGCGCGTCCACACCGGATAAAGTTGTCGAAGATGTGATTGAGAAAATTTTTGCCCTGAAATCTGCTGCTGCGGTTTAA
- the glgX gene encoding glycogen debranching protein GlgX: MHLELWPGKVYPLGSYWDGKGTNFALFSENATGVELCLFDKDGNEKRLTLTEVDNWVWHCYIPGVAPGQAYGYRVHGPYDPEQGHRFNPNKLLIDPYAKAIDGDVANGPELFGYSWEDPDEDLSFSESDSAHLVPKSVVIDETFDWEGDELLQIPFHESIIYEVHVKGFTQLQPNIPEELRGTYAGLAHPASIAHLQSLGITAVELMPVHHFLAYPGHLADKGLKNYWGYDSINYFAPYFAYSSDQTPGNQVREFKEMVKALHKAGIEVILDVVYNHTGEGNQRGPTLSFRGIDNACYYQLSPEDRRYYMDFTGCGNTLNVGHPQILKLIMDSLRYWVTDMHVDGFRFDLASALARELFEVDSLASFFNIIHQDPTLADVKLIAEPWDVGEGGYQVGNFPLLWCEWNGKYRDTVRDFWRGEDQTLGEFAYRLTGSSDLYQTNGRSPYASINFITAHDGFTLCDLVSYNEKHNEANGEGNNDGESHNRSWNCGAEGDTDDPNILQLREQQKRNFLVTLMLSQGIPMIVYGDEMERTQKGNNNGYCQDNEISWVNWDFPEEKADLLDFTRQLIFFRRKHPVFRRRKWFQGRPIYGRTISDLGWYNPDGSEMTEEEWSVGHAKAVGMFLNGEEIPRVGPQGQRIMDESFLILFNAHWELIEFQLPTGFQDREWDVVIDTKEPHFIEPGSIIYTADKAVPVTGRSLVVLRRL; the protein is encoded by the coding sequence ATGCATCTAGAACTCTGGCCAGGTAAAGTTTATCCTTTAGGCTCGTACTGGGATGGCAAAGGTACAAATTTCGCTTTGTTTTCTGAAAACGCAACAGGTGTGGAGCTTTGTCTATTTGACAAAGACGGTAACGAGAAACGCCTCACCCTGACTGAGGTCGATAACTGGGTTTGGCACTGCTATATACCAGGGGTCGCGCCGGGACAAGCCTATGGATACCGAGTGCATGGACCTTACGATCCAGAGCAAGGCCATCGCTTTAATCCGAATAAACTTCTGATTGACCCCTATGCTAAGGCAATCGATGGGGATGTCGCTAATGGCCCAGAACTCTTTGGCTACTCTTGGGAAGATCCAGACGAAGACCTCTCTTTCAGTGAGAGTGATAGCGCCCACTTGGTGCCGAAGTCGGTTGTGATCGATGAAACGTTTGATTGGGAAGGCGACGAACTGCTGCAAATTCCTTTTCACGAGTCGATTATTTACGAAGTTCATGTCAAAGGCTTTACGCAACTGCAACCGAATATCCCTGAAGAACTGCGCGGCACGTATGCAGGTCTCGCCCATCCCGCTTCGATTGCTCATTTGCAGTCCCTTGGCATTACCGCAGTCGAACTGATGCCGGTGCATCACTTTTTAGCCTATCCCGGACATCTTGCGGACAAAGGACTGAAAAATTACTGGGGTTATGACTCCATCAATTACTTCGCTCCTTACTTTGCCTACAGTTCCGATCAAACACCAGGTAACCAAGTCCGCGAATTTAAGGAAATGGTGAAGGCCCTGCATAAGGCGGGAATTGAGGTCATCTTAGATGTCGTCTACAACCACACCGGCGAAGGCAATCAAAGAGGCCCGACCCTGTCATTTCGCGGCATCGATAATGCCTGTTATTACCAATTGTCCCCAGAAGATCGCCGGTATTACATGGACTTCACCGGCTGCGGCAACACCCTCAACGTCGGCCATCCGCAAATCCTGAAATTAATCATGGATAGCCTGCGCTACTGGGTTACAGATATGCACGTCGATGGGTTCCGCTTCGACCTCGCCTCCGCCCTAGCGCGAGAACTCTTTGAGGTGGATAGTCTGGCCTCTTTCTTTAACATCATCCACCAAGATCCCACCCTCGCCGATGTCAAGCTCATTGCTGAACCTTGGGACGTGGGAGAAGGCGGCTATCAAGTTGGCAACTTCCCCCTGCTGTGGTGCGAGTGGAATGGCAAGTATCGCGACACAGTGCGCGACTTCTGGCGCGGTGAAGATCAAACCCTAGGGGAATTTGCCTACCGTCTCACCGGCAGCTCTGACTTGTATCAGACAAATGGCCGCAGTCCCTATGCCAGTATCAACTTTATCACCGCTCACGATGGCTTCACGCTCTGCGATTTGGTCAGCTACAACGAAAAGCACAATGAAGCAAATGGAGAGGGCAATAATGATGGTGAAAGTCACAACCGTTCCTGGAATTGCGGGGCAGAAGGTGACACGGATGATCCCAACATTTTGCAGTTGCGAGAGCAACAAAAGCGGAATTTCTTAGTAACGCTGATGCTTTCCCAAGGCATTCCCATGATTGTTTATGGGGATGAAATGGAGCGAACCCAAAAGGGTAATAATAATGGCTACTGCCAGGATAATGAAATTTCTTGGGTGAACTGGGACTTTCCAGAAGAAAAAGCCGATCTGTTAGATTTCACTCGCCAGCTCATTTTCTTCCGCCGCAAGCATCCAGTTTTTCGCCGGCGCAAGTGGTTTCAAGGCCGGCCCATCTACGGCAGGACGATCAGCGATCTCGGCTGGTACAACCCTGATGGCAGCGAGATGACTGAAGAGGAGTGGAGTGTTGGTCATGCTAAGGCAGTTGGGATGTTCTTAAATGGAGAAGAAATTCCCAGAGTCGGACCCCAAGGTCAGCGCATCATGGATGAGAGCTTTCTGATATTGTTTAACGCCCACTGGGAATTGATTGAGTTTCAGTTACCAACCGGCTTCCAAGACCGGGAATGGGACGTTGTGATTGATACCAAGGAGCCTCATTTTATTGAACCGGGAAGTATTATTTACACGGCTGATAAGGCTGTGCCGGTTACAGGACGCTCACTGGTCGTGTTGCGCCGGCTGTAG